A genomic region of Tigriopus californicus strain San Diego chromosome 1, Tcal_SD_v2.1, whole genome shotgun sequence contains the following coding sequences:
- the LOC131879310 gene encoding N-sulphoglucosamine sulphohydrolase-like, which produces MGRHVQIWYFSFLWTCIHGKNVLFFFGIDYSAYSSQDSCDTINSISSPTNITPADDAGLEGGIFGNPVIRTPHLDELGRKSVRFTRAFTPVSSCSPSRAAVLTGLPVHQNGMYGLHHNVHHFDSFDKVQSLPLILGKNNIKTGIIGKKHVGPNGVFPFDFAHTEENSPINQVGRNITHMKNLVGSFLDRFGDKPFFLYIPFHDPHRCGHTNPELGEFCQKFGDSVSGFGTIPDWEPTYYSDEEVIVPGTVPDTRATRSEIANQYTTISRLDQGIGLIMDELTARGHINETLVIYSSDNGIPFPNGRTNFYDLGIHQPLLISSPVHPRSHGQSVASLVSLLDVTPTVLDWFRIPYPRYKMFHHSPSVRLTGKSLLPALDYMSGGQTDLMHQERTVVFGSHNLHEVTMYYPMRYIRGPRFKLIRNLAHESYFPIDQDFFLSKSLQDLLLRFRHKKDLRWIKTWPQYLIRPQWELFDLESDPLEIHNLAVDSKFQAILKDLQDQLTAWLNVTQDPWICGPNQVLEDKGSFKDNPQCFSYLF; this is translated from the exons ATGGGAAGACATGTTCAAATTTGgtatttttccttcctttggaCTTGCATCCACGGAAAAAacgttcttttctttttcggtATCGATTATTCGGCATATTCGTCTCAAGATTCATGTGATAcaattaattcaatttcttcccCCACAAATATCACTCCAGCTGATGATGCCGGTCTGGAGGGTGGAATTTTTGGGAATCCCGTCATAAGAACCCCGCACCTGGACGAGCTCGGAAGGAAAAGTGTACGATTCACGCGGGCTTTTACACCAGTCAGCAGTTGCTCTCCGAG CCGTGCCGCAGTTCTCACGGGTCTACCTGTTCACCAAAATGGGATGTACGGGTTACATCACAATGTTCATCACTTCGATTCGTTTGACAAAGTTCAAAGCTTGCCTTTAATTCTTGGCAAAAACAACATCAAGACAG GAATTATTGGTAAAAAACATGTAGGTCCAAATGGAGTGTTTCCGTTCGATTTTGCACACACCGAAGAGAATTCTCCGATTAATCAAGTGGGTCGAAACATCACCCACATGAAGAACCTGGTTGGATCGTTCCTGGACAGATTCGGAGACAAGCCTTTCTTTTTGTACATCCCCTTCCACGATCCACATCGATGTGGTCACACCAATCCGGAATTGGGTGAATTTTGCCAAAAGTTTGGTGATTCAGTTTCGGGATTTGGAACTATTCCTGACTGGGAGCCCACTTACTATAGTGATGAGGAGGTGATTGTGCCTGGAACGGTCCCAGACACTCGGGCCACCAGGAGCGAAATTGCAAATCAATACACGACCATTTCAAGGCTCGATCAAG GCATTGGCTTGATCATGGATGAACTGACTGCCCGAGGTCACATCAATGAAACATTGGTAATCTACTCATCAGACAATGGGATTCCATTTCCCAATGGCCGAACCAATTTCTACGACTTGG GAATTCACCAGCCTCTGTTGATCTCATCACCGGTACATCCAAGATCTCATGGACAATCCGTCGCTTCATTGGTTTCCCTTTTGGATGTGACACCAACCGTTCTGGATTGGTTTCGAATCCCTTATCCAAGATACAAGATGTTTCATCATTCACCGTCTGTCCGCTTAACGGGAAAATCCCTATTGCCCGCTCTAG ATTACATGTCCGGAGGACAAACCGATCTAATGCATCAAGAGAGGACAGTTGTATTTGGGAGCCACAACTTGCACGAGGTTACGATGTATTATCCAATGAGATATATACGCGGTCCACGATTTAAACTGATTCGAAACCTTGCTCACGAATCTTATTTTCCTATTGACCAAGACttctttttatcaaaatctttgCAA GATCTCTTGCTACGGTTTCGCCATAAGAAGGACCTTCGGTGGATCAAGACATGGCCTCAGTACCTTATTCGTCCGCAATGGGAATTGTTCGATTTGGAAAGTGATCCTCTTGAGATTCATAACCTGGCAGTGgattccaaatttcaa GCTATACTCAAGGACCTTCAGGATCAATTAACGGCATGGCTAAACGTTACCCAAGACCCGTGGATTTGTGGCCCCAATCAAGTGTTAGAAGACAAAGGCTCGTTCAAAGATAATCCTCAATGTTTCAGTTATCTATTCTAA